The Fusobacterium pseudoperiodonticum DNA window AATATTTCACCTTCTGTTATAGGAACCATTCCTGAGATAAGTTTTAATAAGGTACTCTTTCCACAACCACTTTTTCCTACTATAGTTATAAATTCACCTTTTTTTATATCCAAGTTCACATCATTTAAAATTTGAACTTCTTCATTATTTTTCTGAAATTTCTTAGAAATATTTTTAATTTTTATTATATTTTCACTCATAAATTTAAAGCTCCTAATTCTTTTTCCAAGGTGTTAATTCATGAGATATTAACACTATTAATTTATCCATTAAAAGTCCAACAAGCCCAATAATAATCATACACACTATAACAACATCTGATCTCATTAAACTTCTAGCATCATTTAATCTATATCCTATACCTGAAGATGAAGCTATAAGTTCTGAGGCAACGACTGCCATCCAAGAAGCTCCTAAACCTAAACGAAGACCTGTAAAAATATTTGGTAAGGCTGAAGGAAGATAAACTTTAAAGAAAGTATCTTTTTTACTTAAGCCATACATCTTTGCAACTTCAAGATATGTTTCAGAAGTTGAGTCTACTCCACCCATAGTATTTACTACTATTGGGAAAGTTGCTGCAAATAATATTACTACAATTTTTGAAACTTCTCCTATACCTGCCCATAGGATAATAAGAGGTATCCAAGCAATCATAGGTATCTGTCTTATTGCTGTTAATGTCAGTTGAAAAAACTCTTTTGCTTTTGAAGATATTCCCATGAATATCCCCAAAGAAATTCCTAATATACTAGAAATAAAGAAACCAGCAAGAACACGACGTAGACTTAGACTTAAGTCATTAGACAGTTGCCCTGATTTTAACATCTCTATAAAAGTGTCCTTGACTGCACTTAAACTAGGTAGAGATGTAGGTGGAACTTTTCCAGTATAGGTGAATATAAACCAAAAAAAGATTATCAACAGAGGTAAGATAAATTTTATATATTCACTTTTATTTTTCATAATAATAACTCCTATTTAACATTTTTACTAATTAACTCTTCTAACCAAGAGTATAATTCACTATAAGTTTTTTCACCTGCTTTTCTTGAAAGCTCCTTTTCTCCATCTGTGATTATGATTACAGGAATACCTTGAACTTTATATTTTTCAGTAATTTCAGGGTTTTTATCAACATCTACATATTTAGCTTTTATAGATTTTGCTAAGTCACTTTCTAGCACTTTTTCTATAACAGGGTGAAGTGCTTTACAATGTCTACATCTTTCAGCTCCAAATAAAATTAATTCTAATTTCTCAACTTTTTTATTATCTTCAACAATCTCTTCAAAAAGATTTCTATTTACAGTAAATAATTTTTCTGTATTTAGTTTCTTACTTTCATCTATTTTAGCAACACATAGAGCATCACTTACACTATATGGGATAGTTCCTTCTACCTTTACTACAGTTTTTGCTCCAAATTTTCCAGCATTTTCAAGTCTGTATGTCTTAATATCAAGAGGTTTTATTTCCTTTTCTATAGGTTTTTCTTCTTGAGGAACCCAGTCATAAGGATATCTATACGCTCTGTATACCATATTGTTTGTTGTCTTTCCACCATCTGTAAAGTATGGAGATATCCATTCCCAAACTACTTCTTTTTCAGCAGTAACTTCAAAAACTCTTCCATCTGAACCTTCATCTATTAAAGTATTTCCATTAGGTAATCTTTGTGCTGAACTGACATAAGGACTATAAAATTTTGCAGCATCAGTAGGGATAGCTGCTTTAATAGACTCAGGAGTAAATTCCCAAACTATTTCTAAAGTGATAGGATCTAGTTCTAAGACTCTTGAATAATCTCTTAAAGCATTTTTTAAACCATTTTTACTTGATGGATTAGGTAAACCATATCCTCCCCAACCACCATTGTCAAAAACAAGTATATTTCCTGCACCAGGTAGTCCTTGAGGTATTAAGTGAGCATGATGTGGTCCTATGATAAAGTCTATATGTTTAACATCATCATCATTCCAATTTGGACCTATTTTCCAAACTATTTTTCCAGTTTTCTTTGAAATTATTGCAATAAAATT harbors:
- a CDS encoding ABC transporter permease, which translates into the protein MKNKSEYIKFILPLLIIFFWFIFTYTGKVPPTSLPSLSAVKDTFIEMLKSGQLSNDLSLSLRRVLAGFFISSILGISLGIFMGISSKAKEFFQLTLTAIRQIPMIAWIPLIILWAGIGEVSKIVVILFAATFPIVVNTMGGVDSTSETYLEVAKMYGLSKKDTFFKVYLPSALPNIFTGLRLGLGASWMAVVASELIASSSGIGYRLNDARSLMRSDVVIVCMIIIGLVGLLMDKLIVLISHELTPWKKN
- a CDS encoding aryl-sulfate sulfotransferase; translation: MGLPSIYPTGVTIYKPEKCWNGYNLVQTIESGALLFDMNGNEVRRWDQFHGFPNKLLPNGNLIGHSGDRNPKYGMQDGLDLVQIDYDGNIVWKFEKFEFVEDEGEEPRWMARTHHDYQREGNPVGYYVPEQIPEVNKGNTLILAHQTLYNKKISDKKLLDDVFYEIDWEGNILWQWNANEHFEEIGFNEDAKKTLYENPNIRAADGGVGDWLHINCMSYLGPNKHYDNGDERFHPENIIFDSREANFIAIISKKTGKIVWKIGPNWNDDDVKHIDFIIGPHHAHLIPQGLPGAGNILVFDNGGWGGYGLPNPSSKNGLKNALRDYSRVLELDPITLEIVWEFTPESIKAAIPTDAAKFYSPYVSSAQRLPNGNTLIDEGSDGRVFEVTAEKEVVWEWISPYFTDGGKTTNNMVYRAYRYPYDWVPQEEKPIEKEIKPLDIKTYRLENAGKFGAKTVVKVEGTIPYSVSDALCVAKIDESKKLNTEKLFTVNRNLFEEIVEDNKKVEKLELILFGAERCRHCKALHPVIEKVLESDLAKSIKAKYVDVDKNPEITEKYKVQGIPVIIITDGEKELSRKAGEKTYSELYSWLEELISKNVK